ACGAATGCCGTGACAAGGCCAACGCCGCTGGCCAGACCGAGTGGACGTTTGTCGGCCCGAAAGCCGTGTTGAATGACCGCAGCGGCAAGCCAGTAGGCACCTACTTTGGCCCGCCGGCCACCTGGGAGGCCAAGGACGGTTCGAAAATCACCGGTACTCAATTGGCCGTGGCGCCGTCTAGCCCGGGCAACCTGCCCTATCAACTGGTCAAGGCCAACCCGGCTGAAGGCAAGGGGGCGATGAGTGGCGTGAGTTATGTCCAGCGGGTTGCGCTCAAGGGCGGTGTTGCACCGAGCAGCGCCTGCACCGTGGCCGACAAGGGCAAGCAGGAAGTGGTGAAGTACCAGGCCGACTACATCTTCTGGGCCGCCAACTGAGCAAAGTCGGCTACCCTCCTGTGGTGCGTTGGTCTTTGGGGGATGTGCGTGTTTGATTATGAAGCCTGTTTGCTGGCGTGTGCCCGTGGCGATCAACAGGCCTTGCGCCGTTTGTATGAGCAGGAAAGCAGCCATCTGCTCGGCGTGGCCTTGCGTATCGCCCGAGACAGGGCCCTGGCCGAAGATATCGTGCATGACGCGTTTATCAAGATCTGGCGCGGTGCCGGCAGTTTTGACCCCAGTCGCGGCTCGGCCCGTGGCTGGGTTTTCAGCGTGACTCGCCACCTGGCGCTCAACCTTGTGCGCAACGGGTACCGCGAAGTGCCGTTGGACGACCAACACGAACAAGGCGCCACTGACACCTTTGAATTCAGCGCGCGCACCGGGCAGGTCCACACCTGCCTGGAGCAGCTCGACCCGGCTCGTCGCACGTGCATCCTGCATGCGTATGTCGACGGTTATTCCCACAGCGAAATCGCGTTAAAACTGGGCACCCCGCTGGGGACCGTCAAAGCCTGGATCAAACGTAGCCTCGCCGCGCTGCGGGAGTGCATGGCATGAGTGAAACACTCGACGAACTGGCCAGCGAATACGTCTTGGGCACCCTGCCCGCCGAACAACGCAACGAGGTGGAGCAACGCCTCCAGCATGATGCCGAGCTACGTGCAGCGGTGGACGCCTGGGAACAGCGGCTGTTACCCCTGACCGCGCTGGCCGAACCCGTGCCGCCGTCGGCGCAGCTGTGGTGGCGCATCGAACGCAGCACCGCCAGCGCCCGCAGCACTCCCTGGTGGGACCTGCTCGCCGTTTGGCGTGGCCTGGCCGGCGCCGGGCTGCTAACGACACTGGTGCTGGCCGCGCTATTGCTGACCCGTCCACCCACAACCGAACCCAGCTTTGTGGTGGTGCTGGTCGCGCCGCAGGACAAGGCGCCCGGCTGGGTGATCCAGGCCAGTAACCATCAGCAGATTCAGTTGATCCCATTGGGGTGATGGAAGTCCCGGCCGACAAAGCCTTGCAGTTCTGGACCAAGGGTGATGGCTGGCAGGGACCGGTGTCTCTCGGGTTGGTCAAGCCTGGGCAGACGCTGTCGGTGCCGCTGGATAAACTGCCGCCGCTCACGCCGAACCAGTTGTTCGAGCTGACCCTGGAAGACCCGCGCGGCTCACCCACCGGCAAACCCACCGGGCCGATCCAGGCCATTGGCCGTGCGGTCAAGGTGCTGTGATCAACCGACGGTGGGCAACCACACCCGGAAACGCGCACCGCCCAGCGGCGACGCCAAGGCTGTCAACGTTCCGCCCTGGGCTTCCAGCGCGCGTCGGCTGATGGCCAGGCCCAGGCCGAAACCGCCAGTGGCACGGTCACGGCTGCGATCAAGGCGGTAGAACGGTTCGAAGATACGCTCGCGCTGATCCAGCGGAATGCCGATACCGTCATCGTCCACCCAGATTTCACACCCCTGGGCGCCGACCTGGACCCCCACCTGGATGCGTTTGTCGCAATAACGCGTGGCGTTGCGCAGCAGGTTCTGCAGGGCGCGGGCGGTCAGGCGTGGGTCGAGGCTGAAGCGTTCGACGGCGCAGTCCAGCGCCACATCGATGACGATCTCGGGGTGTTCCAGTTCATCGTCGACACTGCCGAGCACGCTGTCGATAAACTCATCGAGCACCACTTCCACCCGCTCTGGCAGCTGCGCCGGGTTTTGCAGGCGGCTGTAAGACAACAACTCCAGCACCAGTTCATCCAACTCGCGAATATGCGCCACCAGGCTTTGCAGGCGCTCGCGGCTGGCCTGCGGCAAGTCTTCGGACAGCGCCAGCGCCAGGCCGAAATCCAGGCGCGTCAGGGGCGTGCGCAGCTCATGGGACACCGCATTGAGCAGGTCGCGCTGCTGGTTGAGCAGGGTCTCGATATCGTCGGCCATGGTGTCGAACACCGACGCCAGGCTGCCGATGTTCGAGCTGGGCGGAATCTGCGTGCGCGCCTCCAGGTTGCCACGGCCCAATTGCGCGGCCGTGCTCTTGAGACGTTCCAGGTCACGCCAATGCGGGCGCAACCACACCAGCAGACACGCGAGCAGCGCCGCACCGATCAGCACGTTCATCGACCAGTACAACAGGTTCATGTCCAACGGGTCCGGTGGCACGGTCAGCTTGACCACGAACTGCTCGTTGATCGGCGAACTGATGTCCTCTGCCCACCCCCACTCCCCCAGGCGGATCACCGATTTGCCTTGGGCCAGCAGTTGCTCCTCCTGTGGTGTATAGCTGGCGTCCTGGCGCAGCAGCAGTTGCACCTTGAGCGGGGCAAAATCCTGGCTCAACTGCTCGGTAACCTGTGACCAGCGCGACACTGGCGCACGCTGGTATTGCTTGACGATCAGCTTCTGCATGCCCCGCGATTGCTCGACGTTGTAGTCCAGGTAACGGTGTTCAAACAGCTGGATCACCAACTTGGGGATCAGGAAAATCGCCGCACTGTAGGTGATGATGGTGATCAGGTAGAGGCGCAGCAGTACACGAAACATCGATCAGCATTCCCACTCGGAGCGGCTGAACAGGTAGCCCTTGCCCCACACGGTCTTGATCTTGCGTGCCTCGCCGGCGTTGTCGTCGAACTTGCGGCGCAGCTTGGAAATGGCCACGTCCACCGAGCGGTCGGTGCCGTTGAACTCGATACCGCGCAACCGTTGCAGGATCTGGTCGCGGCTGAGCACTTCGCCGGCATGCCGCGCCAGCACCACCAGCAGGTTGTATTCACCGCTGGACAGTTCCACCGGCTGTTCGCGCCAGGTCACTGTGCGCTCGGACAAGTCGATGCACAGGTTGCCCATGATGATCTGGTCGTTGGCCACCTGAGGTTCGGACAAGCTGCTTCGGCGCAACAACGTGCGCACCCGCGCCAGCAACACACGCGGCTCGCAAGGTTTGGTGACATAGTCGTCGGCACCCATTTCCAGGCCCAGCACCTGGTCGTGGCTGTCGTCGCGGGCGGTGAGCATCAGGATCG
The Pseudomonas poae DNA segment above includes these coding regions:
- a CDS encoding HAMP domain-containing protein, with translation MFRVLLRLYLITIITYSAAIFLIPKLVIQLFEHRYLDYNVEQSRGMQKLIVKQYQRAPVSRWSQVTEQLSQDFAPLKVQLLLRQDASYTPQEEQLLAQGKSVIRLGEWGWAEDISSPINEQFVVKLTVPPDPLDMNLLYWSMNVLIGAALLACLLVWLRPHWRDLERLKSTAAQLGRGNLEARTQIPPSSNIGSLASVFDTMADDIETLLNQQRDLLNAVSHELRTPLTRLDFGLALALSEDLPQASRERLQSLVAHIRELDELVLELLSYSRLQNPAQLPERVEVVLDEFIDSVLGSVDDELEHPEIVIDVALDCAVERFSLDPRLTARALQNLLRNATRYCDKRIQVGVQVGAQGCEIWVDDDGIGIPLDQRERIFEPFYRLDRSRDRATGGFGLGLAISRRALEAQGGTLTALASPLGGARFRVWLPTVG
- a CDS encoding sigma-70 family RNA polymerase sigma factor, which gives rise to MCVFDYEACLLACARGDQQALRRLYEQESSHLLGVALRIARDRALAEDIVHDAFIKIWRGAGSFDPSRGSARGWVFSVTRHLALNLVRNGYREVPLDDQHEQGATDTFEFSARTGQVHTCLEQLDPARRTCILHAYVDGYSHSEIALKLGTPLGTVKAWIKRSLAALRECMA
- a CDS encoding DUF3455 domain-containing protein → MNAKALFCLTALLAAAPAAFAQTGLPDNIKVPDGHKVTLETTGVGEITYECRDKANAAGQTEWTFVGPKAVLNDRSGKPVGTYFGPPATWEAKDGSKITGTQLAVAPSSPGNLPYQLVKANPAEGKGAMSGVSYVQRVALKGGVAPSSACTVADKGKQEVVKYQADYIFWAAN
- a CDS encoding response regulator transcription factor — encoded protein: MPNILLVEDDAALSELIASYLERNGYHVSVLSRGDHVRERARLNPPDLVILDLMLPGLDGLQVCRLLRADSAGLPILMLTARDDSHDQVLGLEMGADDYVTKPCEPRVLLARVRTLLRRSSLSEPQVANDQIIMGNLCIDLSERTVTWREQPVELSSGEYNLLVVLARHAGEVLSRDQILQRLRGIEFNGTDRSVDVAISKLRRKFDDNAGEARKIKTVWGKGYLFSRSEWEC